The bacterium genomic sequence AAGAAGCCGGACCGGGTGATGCTGGAACTGAACGGCCCCAAGGAATTCACCGCCGGCGACATTCAAAACGGCACCACCGATTTCGAGATTCTCAATCCCGATCATCACATCGCCACCCTGAACAAGGGCGCCAATGTGCGGATGGAGCTGCGCATCGGGCGGGGGCACGGCTATGTTCCCGCGGAAGAGAACAAGATGCCGGATCAGCCCATCGGCGCGATTCCGATCGATGCGATTTATACGCCCATCAAGAATGTCAGCTACCGCGTGGAAAACACGCGCGTGCAGCAGCGCATTGACTATGAGAAGTTGATTCTCGAAATCACCACCGACGGCAGCATCACCCCGGATGACAGCCTGACCTACGCCGGCAAGATTCTGCGCGATCACGTCAACCTGTTCATCAATTTCGACATCGAGCCGGAGGACGAAGAGCCTTCTGAAGTCGATGAAGAATCATTGAAGGTTCGCAAGCTGCTCAAGATGCCGGTGGACGAACTGGAGCTGTCGGTGCGCTCCTACAACTGCCTGATGGCCGCGAACATCAAGACCATCGGCGATCTCGTGCGCCGCGACGAGCAGGAGATGTTG encodes the following:
- a CDS encoding DNA-directed RNA polymerase subunit alpha, whose protein sequence is MPEGVVLEESSYSSTFGRFIVQPLERGFGTTIGNALRRVLLSSLPGAAITMVKIDGVLHEFSSIPGVVEDVTQIILNLKEVRFKLINKKPDRVMLELNGPKEFTAGDIQNGTTDFEILNPDHHIATLNKGANVRMELRIGRGHGYVPAEENKMPDQPIGAIPIDAIYTPIKNVSYRVENTRVQQRIDYEKLILEITTDGSITPDDSLTYAGKILRDHVNLFINFDIEPEDEEPSEVDEESLKVRKLLKMPVDELELSVRSYNCLMAANIKTIGDLVRRDEQEMLKFRNFGRKSLQELTQILEEKGLHFGMDVDRYLRADSE